ACCATATTTAAATACATCAAGGAAATTAGTGCATCAAAATATGCAAATCCAGYTTACCATCTAGCCGCTGCGGGAGTAATTCCCCCCACCGGTTCTTGGGTATTTGATTGCCGTTTTGAAAGCGAACATTGCCTTGTTTGTTTGTGACGAAGCTCCGAGCGTGTGTGAGCGGTACGGATCGGAAACATGAAGTGAAGAAACCAAGGGTTCTGCCTGGGAAATCGCCTGTGCATAATGAGACGACCTGCTCTGCCATTCTCAATGCTTCGACGCTGTTGGTTCCAGCGTgcgtattattttttttaacattgatACATATGTAAAAGGTAGATTTGCATTTGCTTTACTTTTCTCTTTGCTTCGTTTTCCATGTTGTTACTTTTAAATTAGGTCATGGTGATTGCAATGCGTTTTTATGGACACTGATGCGCACGTACAAGCGGTAACCTATTACGAATTTCACATATCATGAAAAATACTATTTAGAAAAGAGTGCGTTAAAAAATAGGAAATACAGAACGTTTGTTAGTTGAATAATCATGTAaaatggtcaaatataataatataaatctaGGAAATGTATAAACAAAGAGTAGAACTCTAGCGGTCAAACAATAGGATTCAGATCTATGATTATGATGAGAATTAGCTGGGTTTATTTAAACTTCAATAAACTATACTGCAAGAGATTGTGATCGAGATTAGGTTACACTAACTAGATCTCATTTGCAGGATCTGATTAATGTTAAGTGTTACCGCACCTTACAGTAGCTATGTTTCTGTAGGCTATGTAAAGGTGGMATTTCCTATAGGTTGATGATGCGCACACAGGAGGCGTTTACGAGAGCGCGCGCGCGGCCACacaaacgcatacacacacacacacaaacacacacacacacatactgaaagAAAGAAACGCAGACTTATTAACCTTTGTCTTTAAGTAGCtaattgttgtgttttttgtaGCCGTTATCGttttttaaatcacaaaaaaAGTATTCCTTTAGAATGAGTGTTTTGCTGTATAAAATCGAATTGCAACACGTTATCTAAAGTAAGTGAGACACGTTTAACTTACCCTTATATTTTACATCACCATTCAAATCTTCCTGGCAGGCTATGCACGCGCTCTCAATCAAGTCGACGCCAATTTTCCAGCCCAATTGATTGTGCGAGCCGGTTGGAGATGCTGTACTCCCTACTCGTGTAACTCAGCCTCCTCCACAAGTGAACCTTGCTCCCAAACTGCTCGTCTGATGTGTCACCCAATAGAAGTGGTCAGACGGGCACACGTAAAGATTTTCCCTCCGAAGAGGCTGCATGCTGTCATGGACCTACAAGTAGTTTGTCTTGACAAACACACATGGGGTTGCATGCATAGGCTACAACGTTCTAAGATTATTGCGCATCAATTATTGCTTTTGCCACTTTAAAACYTAACCACATTTTGCGAATTTGTAGGCTATAATTGAATAGTGTGACGCACTTGGACCAATATGTACAATGAGGAATGGCAGCTATATGTGACCTAGATAAGCATAAGGTGCGGTTCCAATTTCCAATCACACTAATAATACATATTTACAAGTTAGTCTTGMGCTACAGGCCGAACAAGGACTAtagcaaaatgtagaaaaaaatgaGAGCTATTTGAATTTAGACATTTTTTGGAGACAAAAGCAATTAGGCTACCTATTTGTCATTTGAATTGCCACGGATAGCTGTCAAAATGGATAGCCATTGAATACGTGTGGTGGCATGTAGCCaatagcggttaagagcgttgggccagtagacCTAACCGaaaagtcgctggttcgaatccccgagccgccTAGGTGCAAAAACtggcgatgtgcccttgagcaaggcaggtaaccataattgctcctgtaagtcactctggataagagcgtctgctaaatggctaaacTGTAAAATGTATTCCAGTATCATATACCTAAGATGGAGGAATGAGATGAAAGAGAAGAAACTGTTAATATTTAGCAAATAGAAAAAATCATATAGGCCTATACTTCGAATGTGTATTTCCGAAAGACAAAGCCATTATAATCTTAATGTGGTCCGTCAATCAATTATCGAATGCGTAATGCATATTTCTGTCTGACACGTTAGACTTCATATTAGAGCTAGATCATGAGTAGGCTTATCTAAATCATCAGCCTTCCATATTGTGGTCAACATGGACTACCCTCATTACGTATCACACATACACGGTCAGCCTATAGTGGTAAAGAGAGGACAATCATTTGTAGCCACTCATACTATTTTCAATCTTATCCCTTCCAGCTAGAAAATATTGccaatattttctatttttatctgCATTCAAATTACAGTAATGGTCAGGTATGGCGTTTTCTTTAGATATTGCGTTGATTTTGCCGCTTGTGCAGTCAGTTTTGACCAAAACTCACCCATGCAACATAGAATTTCATCCTTGTTATTTATATTCATACAAATTATACATCTAAAGCATTCgttattttaaattaattaatctCACCATAACGGAACTGGCTTTGATCAGAGATAAATTGGGATGctcttgtggtgtgtggtgtgtgtgtgtgtgtgtgtgtgtgtgtggtagtgtgtgtgtgtgtgtgtgtggttgtgtgttggtgtgtggtgtgttgtgtgtgtgtgtgtggtgtgtgtgtgtgtgtgtgtgtgtgtgtgtgtgtgagagaggaaagagagatagaaagagagaaggggaggtagTTGAGTGGTGTTGGTTTGTGGATTTGATTTGTGAGTCATAGTTTCAATGTCGTGCAACGTTTACGTAAACCAgcaaacaaacatatattttgtattattattattgttattattattaccacAAGTATATAAATAAGTTATTATTCCTTCGCTACTATTATACCCGGGAATACTACTCTTTATCAGTATACTCAACTTTGGAATTCGACATTGATGAACAGAATATGTCCATAGCGTGGACTAGAGATTATTTAGCGAATATGAATTAAGAGTTGTATCTTTGATAATACAGTACGATAATacagtgttgatgtgtgttgaGATAGAGGTTTGGACTGAGGATGTGGATGGGGATGTAGGACGTACCTTCGCTAATAAACGGCGACATCTTGTGGTTCCTGTGGGAAAATAACGTCACACGAGTTTTTGGAGAATTTCGATCATTTATTGTTTAGAAATAAACAAGATCATGACAGCAGAATATCATGTAAACCTCAAAGTCGGTAAATATCGAAATAACTTATGAACGAATTAATTTATATGGATTGACAACCACACGTCTACTGAAATAGTGCTCAATTACACATCCTTGTGTTTCCCCCCTTAAATTGCAATGAGATTACATAGCCTATATCCTCAATCTAATTATCATTCTTTTCATGTCTGACTTTGACATGTTTACAGAGCCATAATGCTTACATTATATGTTTKTCTAAAtgtatgtctctgtgttttcatattaCTGTTATCATTCTTCTTATTACGCTATTCTTCGATTTAATATGATTTGAATTACGGTCGTGTGACGCATTTTTAACATTTCAATTAATCGGAAATTATAAATAATCTGCTTTAAATAACAGCAGTTCACTTCTTTCAGCTATGCATTCACTAGGGTAATTTATTTTCTTTCGATTCCTGATTTTAATGAGCTCGGGCTACACATAAAGAATCAGCATTTGTGCAAGCAAATACAGATATTAAACTTCAGATCCTCTTTCTCTTGTTAATCCTATGAAGAAAATGCTTATTTTAGCCCCTGATTTGAGCGGCCAGTTTTCCTGCGGTGTTTGCCTATCCAACATATTGCTCTCTCTGCACCTGAGGTTGCATACACAGCAACCCCAGTAGCCGCAGCGAATCCGGGTTACTGCAGTTTTTATGCAACATATAACCCATGTGCTTTCATTATCGAATTAGCCTATATGCTTTCACTCAGTCTTAAGTCATGTGAATCAAACGAGGTTACCTATAAATTGTAGGAACAAACTAAATAGACTATGTAGCAATGGAATTCAAATAGGTTGAGGCCTAAaattttccttattttttaaatcaataaacTCGATAGCCTATTATTTCATTATTGTACTCTGAGAcagtttatattatatataatataatatatataatattaacaatatatatatatatatatatatatacaaatacaaatagacaTGCCAATTGGGGGTGCAATTGATAACGATGGTTTCTGGTAGCAATCATTCATTTTGTGCTATGTTTTGTCAAAATATCGTTTAAGTTTACTTCTCTGCTTCACGCTGCTCACAGTTTGCCTAATCCTTTCGCAGTGTAATGCATTTTCCCGCGGTTTTGGTTTCACATTTCCCATTCCCATCCATTTTAGATTGACTTTTTCAGGATGACAAAGACCATTCATTCTACCAGTCAATGAATCAACCACAAGCAAGAATATCTATTTTTGAAATGTCTTGTTGATATTAAGTTTTTACAACCATTTATGGACATATGTTATTTTTTGTCATACTGACAGGTAAAGGGTGGGGATAGTGTATCATTACACCGTTTTCAACCATCCCACAACCATACTACAACCATTCTCAATATGACAAAGCACTTTCAATGAATCCaggcatgtttttatttatttataggccACTCAGGTTTTTATGTGCTCTTTAGTAGAGCTCATACTCTGTGACCAATTTTTGCATAAAATTCGATGGGGGAATTATTTTCAGTCTTTCCGAAATGTGgacaatttcactcatattgtcGGACTGTCTTCTTTGTTTCATTTTTTCTCATTGCAAATACTCAGAATAAATGTATGTTAACTGTCAAAATGTATCATTAGGAttaattatgttattttaatgttaagTGAGACAAACCTTGGTTGTAAATGTCAAATAAAAGTCTGAATTCTGAGTTCCCATGAATCTCAGTGCCATAATGTTGTACAATTGGAACAAATAAAGCAAGAAATGCCATAGCCATGTCTCATTGTCTCAATGTCATGTCGTCCATATTGTGTTATATTTGTAGAATGTCAATGACATTCATTCATTTAGTCATTATCTGGTGACGGTTGGTAAATATGATGTAAATTATTAAATGAATGATTCTGTTTTCATATACAAAATATCTGTCTTCATATTGGGTCTACCGTGTTTAAGTATCAAGGTGAAGGGCATATGGAAAGAAATGGACAAACACAATGAAGTCACAGGGCCTATGGAGAGAAATGGACAAACACAATGAAGTCACACCAAAACATCGGGATAACTAAGAAAGCCAGTAACTTTACTGAATTCTCTGCAAAATACAAATACCTTTCCCCAGCAGAATAAACTTTTATTTCAGGTTCCATGCTTTTTCACTACATACAGCTGAATAAAGTCCCGTGAGATACAGAGATGTGGTTTTAATTGAATAACATCGTATCTTCAAATTGCGACAAAGGCCAGCTTATGCCGCTGAAAGCCGCTCTTGCGTTCCAAACACTAATTTCAGACCGCCACAATTTTCAGATTTATACAAGCTACATTAGATACTACAGACTGGTAAGCATTTTTagctattcacacacacacacacacacacacacacacacacacacacacacacacacacacacacacacacacaacaacttttataatatatatatatatatatataataagtatatatatattaaagggatacaactaaaaataaagaaaaccgcAAACAATGTAAAGCAATCAAAGAATCCCAAGTGAATAGTTGGGACCTTAAGCATATACCACATGACTGTACAAGTGTATGGTTTTCCCTTTGCACTAGAAGTAGCTGATCAACAGGTTAGCTGAGGTACTGGGTGGGTCAATTAGAGGTACCAGTATATATAAGTTAATACAGAATAATGACATTACAACTGATCAACAGGTGAAGAAATACAACTGCTTTAAATCCACAaccaaaataaaatatgaaatcaaatcaagcaTGCTCAATGTCTTTGGTTACACAATATCAAGAAACACCAGCTACACCTCAGAAAACACACTACAGGTCAAAAGGGAGATTTTGGTGTTCTTTTTTGTAAAGTAACTCAACCAGCTAAATGAACAAAAATAGGGTTTGGAAAACATGCTTTTCCATGATACACACAATGAATATACTCACAATTACACATATTTGTTATAGGATTTGAAATACAGTTCACAAGGAAATGTCTTCTGAAAATATGAAATTAGCCAATTCCATATGACACTATATAGTTAGCTATCACCATGTATTATTAAGAAGGTACTCCAAACCTCTACCCGTTTAACATATAGGAACATTATGAAGTCTGACCGAATTGAAATGGAAATGGGAAACCAATTGTACATTTTGAGTAAATGCTTTTATTGTTTTTTCAATGCTTGCAATAACCataaatgaatgtgaaaataaaggttgaataatatTACAATACAGAAATGCCACTGGCTTTGGTTTCTCCACACATATGCTGCCTGAAATATcatgtttttaaaaaacttttgtaTTGAAAAAAGAAAGAACACCATAGGGGCTCTGCCCCTGTTTCTGACTACACAGACTGCATACAGTAACAACATAGTGAACTGGCATGAAATATGCAGATAGGAATACCATAACACTTGAGTGACAGCAGACTAGggagtgagaggcagagagagagagcgatgtggctagtttcatgttgttgttttttaaacaagttatattTGTCTGAAATCTACTCTTGCTTTTCCTAAACCAGCATAAACATTAGGGAGAGGGGGGCTGGGTGGAACACTGAGCTGGCCATTGGACTGAGTGGGGTCAAATACAGCACAACACCTCGTGATTAGAGACCACAAAAATACTCAACAGCTCGATCATTTGACACAAATACAAACtatcaaataaatattttaatcTAGACTTATGTGGTGTCCTGCACACAAGGTTGGGTCTCATTGTGATGATTGGCAAATGATTTGTAGTGAAAACATTAAATAAAACCTTGAAAATATACAAAATAGGTGGGTCAAAGGCCCATCAAAGAGGATGTGTGTTGTTGTAGAATCCTAACgatgacgatcgtgacatagcAAAGATGGGTCACCATGGGTGATATCAAACCTTCATTTGGGATGTCACATCCCACTGGGAAAAAATTGGTTgagtcaacgttgtttccacgtcatttcaacccaaaaattCAAAGGGAATTTCGTCTTTTTTCACCCCTttgacctaaatccaatgacgtggtgacatgttttgttgatttcatattgaattcacattagttgacaactcaaccaaatctaaatcaaaactagacattgaactgatgtctgtgcccagtgggatgtcatCTCCTGCCTGGGCATTAACCCCCTCTTCCAATCCCCACACAGTTTCCTCAAACTTGTTGTTTGAAAGAGGTCTATCTTTCTTAATTGACTCATAAACACAGACATGGTCAACTCTGTTAAGCTGCTTTTCAAGGTTAGACTAAATATGCCTCTGAACAGCACTGTCCCAGGCTCAAATAAAACAACATAACAAACAACTGCACATAAGAAACTCCactaagaaaaaaaacaacattattatatatatttatatattagaAAGCTATACACAAGCATGTTAatttcacagatttttttttaaagagtcttaattttatcattattatatataattagaaatacacgtttaaaaacaAAACCTCTACAAAGAGAAAACAGTTCAGCAAAGCATGggttctcagtctgttctcatggcttggtttggaCGCCCAGTAATTTCATTTCTTGTCGGACTATCCATCTCATTCATATTAGCAAAGCTATCAAAAAACACATTCTGGCTTATAGAAACTACAAAAAGCCTCAAAAATGCTTTGCATTGTATTTCTTTCATATGAAAATATAAGCAAGTGTATCGTACAATAGTTTTTTTATACTGAATATCTAATACAAGACCCATGGTTTCTTGATTACACTAACATGGCTCTTGGGTAAAAGGATGTTCTTATCTATAGGCTCCATATTTGAGGAGCTCTCTGTTTAGCATGGGTTCTCTTCCTGGTTCCTCACATCTACCAACGGGCCTGTGGTAATACCTGTACAATCCTTCAAATGTTGCATATTAGCTTTCATTTTGTGTATGAATAATCTGTAATGTCTGGCAACTTTTGACCCCTCCCCTTTGCCATCTGACCCTCTATTTACATAAATACGTTGAACCTGCAACATGACATCATCTATCGTAACAAACATTTTGTAAGGGAGAACTGCGGAGAAAGGTAGCAATGAAATTGACGCTGTACACATGTATTGGTTGGCCAACTCAAGTGCTAGGCTGTTCACTTAGCAACATACACTCTGGATGTTTCCTCTACTAGTAACTGATTATCACTGAGGAAAGTTATAAGTACTTTTACAAAACAGAGTACCtgacttttttttgtttatttgttgatATGCATATATGTGCACATAGACACACGTGTAAATTtatatgcatacattttttttccaCACACGGCACAAGTAATGCATAGTTCCCCACCAAAAATATCCCCTAACCCCATTCCAACCAACCTCCTCCACTGCTTTATAGAACTTCAATATGTATAGCACACATACTCTGCAAAAAGCAAAAAGAAACATTACAGTTAAACTATAGAAAAAGGTGCCCCCCTTCCTccaatgagatagagagagataagagagagagagagataagagaagagagatatagagatagagagagagtagagagatagagatagagatagagagagaataagagagagagagatagagataagagagataagagagagagagataagagatgagagagagataagagagagagagagagatagagatagagagagataaagagagagatagagatagagatagagagagagataagatagagatagagatgagagatagagagagagagagatagagatagagagagatatgagagatagagagatagagatgagatagagagagagagaagagatagagagagatagagagagatagagagagatagagagagatagagagatagagagagatagagagagcatggGCTCCGGAGGTGAGTGACGCGTCGTGTGGTGATATCGAGAGTGAGGGTGTCGGGGCATCATGACGTCGCAGCGTGAGCGAGGCTTGAGCGACGGCCAGCACTGGACGTGGCTATCATGTGGCCCATCCATCGGACAGGCGCACGCGTTTGACCGAGGGGCTCTCGCGCCCGTCCAGGGCGGGCCGGGACATTCCCAGTGGAGAGTGGAACTCGTTCCTGTGCTCGTCGCGGTCACTGCCCTCGTGGGAGCTGCTGCAGCTACTCAGGCTGTCGACAGGGGAGCGGCCTGAGTCTTGGCGGGACGAGGGGTGCTGTTGCTGCGGGACGCCGTAGCCCCCCGGTGTGCTGCTGGTGCGATCTCTAGGAGGAGAAACAGGTTCGGACTTGATGTGCAGGCTTTGAGCAGAAGGCAGGGAGAGATTTGAATTGTGACATAAGTGATTGCTATTGCAATTTCTGTTGGAAGGAAAGGAAAACAAACACAAGGGGTTAAAGAGTAAGGAAACATGATCATACAGTATACATGCACACAAGTTTACTCACATTTTTCCACATCCATATCTCATGTCTGGTCACAATATTTCAACATTTCACTTCTCAATATGTATCCATATTTTCATGGTAGTTTCCCTAACAAACTTAATTTCAcgatccatccctcctctctttgATCTGTCTACTACCTGTGTAGAGAGCCTGTAGAATAGATATTGTACATATTATTGTGTGTATCCCACTGTACTTACCCTAGCTGACTGAGGGCAGAGTGCTGCTGCATGTTCTGGAGGTGTTGCTGTTGCCATCCGCTCATGGAGCCCAGGTGGAGGGAGCTACCACTGTTAAAGCCAGACAGGGAGGACAGGTCTGCACTGCTCAGCGagtattctacacacacacagagacagagagagagagagagaaccagtcaAAACCAGTTCAGGCCAGTTCAAACCAGTTGGCAAAGCACATTAGTTTGGAATTATGGCTACTGAAGTGAGAAGTATAACAGTCATTTTCCTGCTGCGCCAATACAGGTGCCACTGATCACAGCGTTAGTGGGTGAGGGAGTGATGCAGTGAGGAATATAGGATGTGTGTGAACAGCACCACCTGCTGTTAGGTTAGTataatgaaatgtgttttttacgTCTCATGATGAAACCATGTTTCAGGGCCACAGACTATTGATGCGTGATTTTGCATAAAAAGCTATATTTATTCGACCATGCTTATATTCACTATGATGTTTGTGAAGTCCTGTAAAACTGCCTATCTGTGTGTATGAGTTATAAATCGTATAAAATCAatgaaaatcaaatcaataaCCAAATCCAAATGTAAATGGTGGGGCGTGTGTGTATAGGTCACTTTCTAAACTCATTGAAACTCTGCAAGtagtaacaaacacacacataaacatgttTGTGACAAAGACTgtgtatgcatgtacagtatgtgtgtgtgtgtatgtatgtgtgtgtgtgtctgtgtgtgtgtgtgtgtgtgtgtgtgtgtgtgtgtgtgtgtgtgtgtggaactcgTTCCTGTGCTCGTCGCGGTCACTGCCCTCGTGGGAGCTGCTGCAGCTACTCAGCGCTGTCGACAGGGGAGCGCCTGAGCTTGGCGGGACGAGGGGTGCTGTTGCTGCGGGACGCCGTAGCCCCCCGGTGGCTGCTGGTGCGATCTCTAGGAGGAGAAACAGGTTCGGACTTGATGTGCAGGCTTTGGAGCAGAagcagggagagattgaattgTGACATAAGTGATTGCTATTGCAATTTCTGTTGGAAGGAAAGGAAAACAAAACACAGGGGTAAAGAGTAAGGAAACATGATCATACAGTATACATGCACACAGTTTACTCACATTTTTCCACCATCTATCTCATGTCTGGTCACAAATTTCAAACATTTCACTTCTCAATATATCCATATTTTCATGGTAGTTTCCCTAACAAACTTAATTTCAcgatccatccctcctctctttgATCTGTCTACTACCTGTAGAGAGCCTGTAAGAATAGTATATTGTACATATATTGTGTATCCCACTGTACTTACCCTAGCTGACTGAGGGCAGAGTGCTGCTGCATGTTCTGGAGTGTTGCGTTTCCATCCGCTCATGGAGCCCAGGTGGAGGGAGCTACCACTGTTAAAGCCAGCAGGGAGGACAGGTCTGCACTGCTCAGCGagtattctacacacacacagagacagagagagagagagagaaccagtcaAAACCAGTTCAGGCCAGTTCAAACCAGTTGGCAAAGCACATTAGTTTGGAATTATGGCTACTGAAGTGAGAAGTATAACAGTCATTTTCCTGCTGCGCCAATACAGGTGCCACTGATCACAGCGTTAGTGGGTGAGGGAGTGATGCAGTGAGGAATATAGGATGTGTGTGAACAGCACCACCTGCTTAGGTTAtaaatgaaatgtgtttttacGTCTCATGATAAACCATGTTTCAGGGCCACAGACTATTGATGCGTGATTTTGCATAAAAAGCTATATTTATTCGACCATGCTTATATTCACTATGATGTTGTGAAGTCCTGTAAAACTGCCTATCTGTGTTAGTTATAAATCGTATAAAATCAatgaaaatcaaatcaataatCAAATCCAAATGTAAATGGTGGGCGCGTGTGTGTAAGGTCACTTTCTAAACTCATTGAAACTCTGCAAGTagtaacaaaacacacacataaacatgttTGTGACACCGGACCGTACATGAAGCTCCGTTGTAAATGCATGTATTCAGTATGTGTGTAGTAGTGATGATGATATTGAATAGTAAAGCTGtgcgtgtgcatgtatgtgtgtgtgtatttgtgttgttaGTAAAGTAAGGGTTGATGTGTGTCATAGTGTTGTATATGTTATGATATAGTATGTATTatgatatgtatgtatatgtatgtgttgtatgttgtagatgtagtatgtatagtgtgtgtgttgtgtgtgttgtgtgtgtgggattgGGCTAATATGTATGGTGTGGAGGTAGTCCTGTGGGTACATGAGTGTGTCGATGTGGTTGGTGGGGGGCAAGCATTGTAGTGAGTGTTTAGATGATTATTTTGTTGGATAGTTGTATGTGTTGTTACCAGGGTGTtgtgtggtgcgtgtggtgtgtgtgtggttgttatgTAAGTTATGTAGTATGATATTATGTagtattgtatgtattgtatgtatgtatggtagttatgtgtgtgtgtgtgtgttgtgtgtgaatgtgtggtgtggtggtgtgtttgtttgtggttcttgtgtgagtgtgtgtgttctagtgtgGTCGCTATANNNNNNNNNNNNNNNNNNNNNNNNNNNNNNNNNNNNNNNNNNNNNNNNNNNNNNNNNNNNNNNNNNNNNNNNNNNNNNNNNNNNNNNNNNNNNNNNNNNNNNNNNNNNNNNNNNNNNNNNNNNNNNNNNNNNNNNNNNNNNNNNNNNNNNNNNNNNNNNNNNNNNNNNNNNNNNNNNNNNNNNNNNNNNNNNNNNNNNNNNNNNNNNNNNNNNNNNNNNNNNNNNNNNNNNNNNNNNNNNNNNNNNNNNNNNNNNNNNNNNNNNNNNNNNNNNNNNNNNNNNNNNNNNNNNNNNNNNNNNNNNNNNNNNNNNNNNNNNNNNNNNNNNNNNNNNNNNNNNNNNNN
This portion of the Salvelinus sp. IW2-2015 linkage group LG15, ASM291031v2, whole genome shotgun sequence genome encodes:
- the LOC111973638 gene encoding myocyte-specific enhancer factor 2C-like isoform X2, with the protein product MGGYPSAMSTSYGTEYSLSSADLSSLSGFNSGSSLHLGSMSGWQQQHLQNMQQHSALSQLGDRTSSTPGGYGVPQQQHPSSRQDSGRSPVDSLSSCSSSHEGSDRDEHRNEFHSPLGMSRPALDGRESPSVKRVRLSDGWAT
- the LOC111973638 gene encoding myocyte-specific enhancer factor 2C-like isoform X1 — translated: MGGYPSAMSTSYGTEYSLSSADLSSLSGFNSGSSLHLGSMSGWQQQHLQNMQQHSALSQLGNCNSNHLCHNSNLSLPSAQSLHIKSEPVSPPRDRTSSTPGGYGVPQQQHPSSRQDSGRSPVDSLSSCSSSHEGSDRDEHRNEFHSPLGMSRPALDGRESPSVKRVRLSDGWAT